From the Gallaecimonas xiamenensis 3-C-1 genome, the window TGGGGGTGAACATACCGGTGTAGATGCCGCCGAGGATGATCACCATCAGCAACAGACCCCAGATGGCCTTGCGGCCACTGGACAGCCACTGGCGGAAACTGGCCCTTGGCATGGCCGGCAGGTTCTTCTTACGGGCCACTATGTAGATGGCCACCATCAGCGCCAGCCCCAGCAGGGCCCCCGGCACCACACCGGCCATAAACAGCTTGCCCACCGAGGTTTCGGTGGCCGCCGCGTACACCACCATGACGATGGACGGCGGTATCAAAATGCCCAGGGTACCGGCGTTACAGACGATGCCGGCGCCAAACTCCTTGGGATAACCCGAACGCACCATGCCGGCAATGGCGATGGAACCTACCGCCGCCACCGTAGCGGGGGACGAACCGGACAGGGCCGCAAACAGCATGCAGGCCAGTACCGCCGCTATGGCCAGGCCACCCCGGATATGGCCGACGCTGGCGTTGGCAAAGTCGATAAGGCGCTTGGCCACGCCGCCGCTGGTCATAAAGGCACCAGAAAGCAGGAAGAAGGGAATGGCCAGCAGGGTGTAATGCTCGGAGGTCTCAAAGAGCTTGATCACCAAAGAGCGGATGGAGTCCTGGCTGAAAAAGAGGATGGTCAGGGCGCCGGAAAGGCCAAGGGAAATGGCGATGGGCACACCGATCAGCATCAGCAGGAACAGCATGAAGAACAGGAACAGAATGGTCATTTGTGCTCCTCCCCGTCCACCATGTGCTTGAGGGCGTCACCGGCCTCGTCGGCCAAGCCCAAGCCGCTTTGCAAGCCACGGATAATGCGTACGAAAATCTCGGCAAAACGCAGCCAGACCAGGGCAAAGCCCACCGGCACCACGGCCCCTATGTACCAGAGCTTGATGTGAATTTTTTCCAGATCCTCGGCGTAGAGGTTGGCATTGAACAGGGTGTGGACCCAGTCGAAGCTGGCGTAGCACATCATGGCGGCATAGAGCAGGCAGGCCAGGCAGGCGATGATGGCCAGCACCTTTTGCACCGGTTTGGAGCAGAGTTTGACCACCACGTCGACGCCGATATGGCCGGCGGTACGCACCCCATAGGCCATGCCTAGAAACAGCAGCCAGGCAAACAGGGCCTTGGTCAGGGCCGTGGACCAGGTCATTTCCTGGGCCAGGCCGATAAAGAAGTCCCCCACGTTCAGGAAGAAATCGCTGCTGGCTGTCCATTCCTTGTCGGCCAGCCAGTCAGAGAGATCGTAAAAGGGGGTATAGAGGTTGTTAAGGACCACATAGACGAAGGTCACCAGGGTCATGAATGCCAAAAGGAAGGCGATGGCGCCTTCCTCCAGCTTGGACCAGTATCGGTACACTGCAGCCATTAAGGCACCTTATTTGGCATCGTTGGCGGCAAGGGCGGCATCGATCAGATCGCTGCCGATCTCCCCCTCGAACTTCTTCCACACCGGCTTCATGGCTTTGACCCACTTGGCACGTTCTTCGGGCTTGAGTGCGATGACTTCAGAGGTACCGGAGTCGACCACCGACTGCTTGGCCTTTTGGTTCAGGGCTTCGGCTTCGGCGTTCACCTTGTCGGTGACTTCGTCGAGGATCTTGTCCAGCTCGCTGCGCACATCCGCCGGCAGGCCGTTCCAGAACTTGGTGTTGGTGATCAGCATGTAGTCCAGCACGCCATGGTTGGACTCGGTGATGAACTTCTGCACTTCGTTGAATTTCTGGGAATAGATATTGGACCAGGGGTTCTCGGCGCCGTTGACCACGCCGGTCTGCAGGCCCTGGTAGACCTCGGCAAAGCTCATTTTGCGGGGGTTGGCCCTGATCGCCTTGAACTGCTCGTCCAGCACGTCGGAGGCCTGCACCCTGAATTTCAGGCCACGGGCGTCACGGGGTTCGTGCAGAGCCTTGTTGGCGGACAGCTGCTTCATGCCGTTGTGCCAGTAGCCAAGGCCGGTGATGTTGTTGTTTTCCATGGACTTGAGCAGGCCCTTGCCGGCATCGCTGTGCTGGAAGCGGTCCACCGCCTGGATATCGTTGAACAGGAAGGGCAGGTCAAAGATCTGCAGCTTCTTGGTGTACTGGCCGAACTTGGCCAGGGACGGGGCTATCATCTGCACGTCCCCCAGCAGCAGGGCTTCCATCTCCTTGCCGTCACCGTAGAGGGAGGAGTTGGGGTATAC encodes:
- the dctM gene encoding C4-dicarboxylate TRAP transporter large permease protein DctM, whose amino-acid sequence is MTILFLFFMLFLLMLIGVPIAISLGLSGALTILFFSQDSIRSLVIKLFETSEHYTLLAIPFFLLSGAFMTSGGVAKRLIDFANASVGHIRGGLAIAAVLACMLFAALSGSSPATVAAVGSIAIAGMVRSGYPKEFGAGIVCNAGTLGILIPPSIVMVVYAAATETSVGKLFMAGVVPGALLGLALMVAIYIVARKKNLPAMPRASFRQWLSSGRKAIWGLLLMVIILGGIYTGMFTPTEAAAVAAVYAGFVALFVYKDMKVSESPRVLLDAGKLTIMLMFIIANAMVFAFVLTTEQIPQTIAQWVTGLGLSPWMFLLIVNIVLLLAGNFMEPSAIILILAPILFPIAMELGIDPIHLGVVMVVNMEIGLITPPVGLNLFVTSAVTGMPLGQTIRAALPWLLLLLGFLMIVTYIPAVSLWLPNALGMP
- a CDS encoding TRAP transporter small permease, translating into MAAVYRYWSKLEEGAIAFLLAFMTLVTFVYVVLNNLYTPFYDLSDWLADKEWTASSDFFLNVGDFFIGLAQEMTWSTALTKALFAWLLFLGMAYGVRTAGHIGVDVVVKLCSKPVQKVLAIIACLACLLYAAMMCYASFDWVHTLFNANLYAEDLEKIHIKLWYIGAVVPVGFALVWLRFAEIFVRIIRGLQSGLGLADEAGDALKHMVDGEEHK
- a CDS encoding TRAP transporter substrate-binding protein, with protein sequence MFKFTAKALLCALSIGFAGLAQAADPIVIKFSHVVADSTPKGQGALMFKKLVEERLKGKVEVQVYPNSSLYGDGKEMEALLLGDVQMIAPSLAKFGQYTKKLQIFDLPFLFNDIQAVDRFQHSDAGKGLLKSMENNNITGLGYWHNGMKQLSANKALHEPRDARGLKFRVQASDVLDEQFKAIRANPRKMSFAEVYQGLQTGVVNGAENPWSNIYSQKFNEVQKFITESNHGVLDYMLITNTKFWNGLPADVRSELDKILDEVTDKVNAEAEALNQKAKQSVVDSGTSEVIALKPEERAKWVKAMKPVWKKFEGEIGSDLIDAALAANDAK